In the Gossypium raimondii isolate GPD5lz chromosome 9, ASM2569854v1, whole genome shotgun sequence genome, one interval contains:
- the LOC105800607 gene encoding 1-aminocyclopropane-1-carboxylate oxidase homolog 1: protein MAKPKPEYDRISELKAFDETKAGVKGLVDSGIKHVPRMFHYRPDKLDKNSSVSNGIHVSIPVIDLEGVKEDPGTLRNIVDKVRNASKSWGFFQVVNHGIPLSVLQDMKDGVVQFFEQDLEAKKKFFTRDYSTKKVAYNSNFDLYSSPAANWRDTLFCLMAPNPPMPHELPEVSRDIMMEYSKQVMQLGCLLLELLSEALGLQPDHLKDMGCTQGLGMLSHYYPACPQPELTLGTTKHSDNDFLTVLLQDHIGGLQILHQNQWVDVPPTPGALVVNIGDLLQLISNDGFRSVEHRVVANCVGPRVSVACFFSTFFLPDLRTYGPIKELISEENPPKYREVTMREYAGYYNAKGLDGTSALLHFKL from the exons ATGGCGAAACCAAAGCCCGAATATGACCGAATTAGTGAACTGAAAGCTTTTGATGAAACAAAAGCTGGTGTTAAAGGACTTGTTGATTCTGGAATTAAACATGTTCCTCGGATGTTCCATTACAGACCAGATAAGTTAGACAAGAACTCATCTGTTTCTAATGGTATCCATGTTAGTATTCCGGTTATTGACCTCGAAGGAGTGAAGGAAGATCCAGGGACTCTTCGGAACATTGTCGACAAAGTTCGAAATGCGTCAAAATCATGGGGCTTCTTCCAAGTTGTGAACCATGGGATTCCATTGAGTGTCCTGCAAGATATGAAGGATGGTGTTGTTCAGTTTTTCGAGCAAGATTTGGAGGCGAAAAAGAAGTTCTTCACTCGGGATTATAGTACAAAAAAGGTGGCCTACAACAGCAATTTCGATCTTTATAGTTCACCAGCAGCTAACTGGAGAGATACACTGTTCTGCCTTATGGCTCCTAATCCCCCCATGCCACATGAGTTGCCGGAGGTGTCCAG GGATATAATGATGGAGTACTCAAAGCAAGTAATGCAATTGGGCTGCTTGCTACTTGAGTTACTCTCAGAAGCTCTAGGATTGCAGCCTGATCACCTAAAAGACATGGGTTGCACTCAAGGTCTCGGCATGTTATCGCATTATTACCCTGCTTGTCCACAACCAGAACTCACTCTCGGTACAACCAAGCACTCCGACAACGACTTCCTCACCGTGCTCCTACAAGACCATATTGGTGGACTCCAAATCCTTCACCAAAACCAATGGGTTGACGTACCCCCAACTCCCGGTGCACTAGTCGTTAACATTGGCGACCTTCTACAG ctAATATCAAATGATGGTTTTAGAAGTGTGGAGCATAGGGTAGTGGCAAATTGTGTAGGACCAAGAGTATCAGTGGCCTGCTTTTTCAGTACATTTTTTTTGCCAGATTTAAGAACTTATGGACCTATTAAGGAGTTAATATCAGAAGAAAATCCTCCAAAATACAGGGAAGTCACCATGAGGGAATATGCTGGTTATTACAATGCAAAAGGCCTTGATGGTACGTCTGCCCTGCTGCATTTCAAGCTCTAA